Proteins from a single region of Haemorhous mexicanus isolate bHaeMex1 chromosome 4, bHaeMex1.pri, whole genome shotgun sequence:
- the NICOL1 gene encoding neuropeptide-like protein C4orf48 homolog produces the protein MRNKLQFFSVAIANLHGNDPNRGRGDAEGAHAHSGCWSLACSAQLLQGSGSLARRRSRQGRQLELLMRAMAPVRSEVRVGILLLWLLSLLSARLVGAGQDPGSAIPAESRPCVDCHAFEFMQRALQDLRKTAYSLDTRTETLLLRAEKRGLCDCFHAIH, from the exons ATGAGGAACAAG CTCCAATTTTTCAGCGTTGCTATAGCAAATCTCCATGGCAATGACCCTAATCGGGGAAGGGGGGATGCTGAAGGGGCGCATGCTCACAGTGGCTGCTGGAGCCTtgcctgctctgcacagctgctccaaGGCTCTGGCTCACTGgcaaggagaaggagcag GCAGGGAAGACAGCTTGAATTATTGATGAGAGCGATGGCGCCCGTGCGGAGCGAGGTGCGGGTGGGgatcctgctgctgtggctgctcagcctgctcagcGCCAGGCTGGTGGGAGCTGGCCAGGACCCCGGGAGTGCCATCCCAGCAGAAA GCCGGCCCTGTGTTGACTGCCACGCGTTCGAGTTCATGCAGAGGGCGTTGCAGGACCTGAGGAAGACGGCGTACAGCCTGGACACGCGG acagaaaCCCTCCTCCTGAGAGCAGAAAAGAGAGGCCTGTGTGATTGCTTTCATGCAATACACTGA